The DNA sequence TATCGCCAATTTCAAGCAAGTAGCCGACAGGTATGGCCTTCCGCCAGAACAGCAAATTAACGACGGTCATGTCGTAGGCGAGCTCCTGAATCGACTCACCCTTACCCACGAAGACGGTCTGTTAGGAGCTATCAAAGAACTGGCGCCCCAGCTAGAAGGCGGCTTTGCCATTGTAGCCACCGACGGAAACCAAGTTATTGGCGTCCGCGACCGACACGGGTTGAAGCCTTTGACGATGGGTGCGTTCGACGACTATCCAGGAGGGGGGTTTGCGCTGGTATCCGAAGATGTATCACTCCAAAAGAACGGTCTGACCATCGTCGGTGACATTGAGCCAGGGGAAATTATAATCATAGACAGCCAGGGGCTACACAAGGACCGGCTGGAAGTTGAGGCAGAGAGAAAGCTGTGTATGTTCGAGCCCGTCTACTACATGAACGAAGATAGCAATTGGGAGGGCAGGCCGGTAAAAAACGTGCGTTACGAGCTGGGCCGTGAGCTGGCAAGAGAACACCCCGTAGAAACAGACCGAGCCGACGGCGCAGAAGTGGTTGTCGTGGGAGTTCCAGACTCCAGCCTGCCAGCAGCCGAAGGATTCGCTGATGAGCTAGGCGTGCGATGTGTGCAGGGGCTTATAAAAAATCCAGATTATAAAAAAGGCAGGACGTTTATTCTGCCCACGCAGGAAGAGCGCGTACAGGCCGTCAGCGAAAAATTCCTGATAGATAAAGAGTCCGTGGAAGGCAAAGTCATCGTGCTCGAAGACGACTCCATAGTCCGCAGTACCACTGTTATGAAGCTGAGCGACATGTTGTTTGATGCTGGTGCCCTAGAAGTACATATCCGTATCAACTCACCACCCATTAAGTGGCCCTGCTTCTATGGGATCAATATGGGTCATGACGACGACCTGATTGCTTCGGATATGCTGCCGCGTGAAATGGCAGCTGTGTTCGGTGCAGATTCCGTAGCCTTCCAGAGCGAAGATAGAATGGCCAAAGCCCTGGGTGTCCCGTTGGGCAAT is a window from the Verrucomicrobiia bacterium genome containing:
- a CDS encoding amidophosphoribosyltransferase; translated protein: MSESLTPTQELDRPSEKCGIVAVYAFDQYMDVGEATYDLLLPLQRRGQDAAGILVTGEETVMRAHDGRIPDVFPDRATQLDRDAPNAHIALGHARYSTSGEGLMPYKGFAFNGNIANFKQVADRYGLPPEQQINDGHVVGELLNRLTLTHEDGLLGAIKELAPQLEGGFAIVATDGNQVIGVRDRHGLKPLTMGAFDDYPGGGFALVSEDVSLQKNGLTIVGDIEPGEIIIIDSQGLHKDRLEVEAERKLCMFEPVYYMNEDSNWEGRPVKNVRYELGRELAREHPVETDRADGAEVVVVGVPDSSLPAAEGFADELGVRCVQGLIKNPDYKKGRTFILPTQEERVQAVSEKFLIDKESVEGKVIVLEDDSIVRSTTVMKLSDMLFDAGALEVHIRINSPPIKWPCFYGINMGHDDDLIASDMLPREMAAVFGADSVAFQSEDRMAKALGVPLGNLCMGCILGKYPTPVPLSEARLNKQPALLNVIR